A single genomic interval of Nostoc commune NIES-4072 harbors:
- a CDS encoding YdcF family protein codes for MKKSIFARRWRLICLASLSLILTLLSIIPLQLAIAINQAPQPQAFLILGGDPAREKLTAELAQWYPSLEIWVSSPPDIQKTYETFQAVGIPKSRLHIDIHAKDTVTNFTSVVGDFKQRQLQHLFLITSDFHMLRAKAIATFILGSQGIAFTSISVPSKKTGSESLLRIIRDIVRSILWIATGYTGASL; via the coding sequence GTGAAAAAATCTATATTTGCTAGGCGATGGAGGTTGATCTGTTTAGCAAGCTTAAGTTTGATTTTGACCCTGTTGAGTATCATACCTCTACAACTAGCGATCGCCATCAACCAAGCACCCCAACCCCAAGCTTTCTTGATTTTAGGCGGCGATCCCGCTAGAGAAAAATTGACTGCCGAACTAGCCCAATGGTATCCATCTCTAGAAATTTGGGTGTCTTCTCCTCCCGATATTCAGAAAACATACGAAACTTTTCAAGCCGTAGGTATACCCAAGAGTCGTTTACACATTGACATTCATGCAAAAGATACTGTAACAAACTTTACCTCTGTTGTTGGTGACTTCAAACAACGGCAACTTCAACATTTATTTCTGATTACTTCCGATTTTCACATGCTTAGAGCTAAGGCGATCGCCACCTTCATCCTTGGTAGCCAAGGTATTGCCTTTACCTCCATCTCCGTACCATCCAAAAAAACTGGCTCAGAATCCCTCCTCCGTATTATTCGTGATATTGTGCGCTCTATACTCTGGATTGCTACAGGATATACGGGAGCCAGCCTTTAA
- a CDS encoding right-handed parallel beta-helix repeat-containing protein: MDRRTFLIYASFGSVVSTLNALLTNTSSGVGQESKRNNKILLSQTLPNRFVNVYSFGKLVSGNNQQDYIIAANTKIIQKAIDTVGRQGGGTIYIPKGYYQIAPANLTVNYPSSIVINYDNITLAGDGIGKTIIESRGSWSVIKGQVVRGHGIMVQGTNNSSQPRKNVTIKNLELHGGLTGFTGDRGWPANPKTGDGWDISHKGIVLDFDKYLDNITIDSVYVHDFRGEVIYGGGSGIGKVTISNTKIANSNGSMLSLDANLTVTKCEFSQTANAWVENAPVSPNKYYYFEQCKFQDSIASGLVVAQGNFYPGRKITITNCSFYNSPSGICPFGGASDFVITKNKFFDVNNVLFTSGVNRNIQFNQNEIYGQTQPVSMAHIFGELSNVVIKDNFHKAATNVTKVSCILYYDNLKNIVIENNFFENCRTPEQLGDLTNERPLFRNNQYINVERRDTQGSCVLSWEQETPYMVTPKCEEVVLHNMTSTTITTMSMNISRYVDGQEVLVIGGTIKRKVKLPQNSATIECQSDRFISAKGEKVRLKFNKYNQKWYEVL; this comes from the coding sequence ATGGATCGTCGTACTTTTTTAATTTATGCAAGTTTTGGGTCAGTAGTAAGTACACTAAATGCACTACTTACCAATACATCATCAGGAGTAGGGCAAGAAAGCAAAAGAAATAATAAGATTTTACTTAGCCAGACACTACCAAATCGCTTTGTGAATGTTTATTCATTTGGAAAACTTGTAAGTGGTAATAATCAACAAGATTACATCATTGCAGCTAACACAAAAATAATTCAAAAAGCCATTGATACGGTTGGTCGGCAAGGTGGAGGAACTATCTATATTCCGAAGGGCTATTACCAAATAGCACCAGCAAATTTAACAGTTAATTATCCATCTTCAATTGTCATAAATTATGACAATATTACCCTAGCTGGTGATGGGATTGGCAAAACTATTATTGAAAGTAGAGGTTCTTGGTCTGTTATTAAAGGGCAAGTTGTGAGAGGGCATGGAATTATGGTTCAGGGAACCAATAATTCTAGTCAGCCTCGGAAAAATGTTACAATTAAAAATCTCGAACTACACGGTGGTCTGACTGGATTTACTGGCGATCGCGGATGGCCAGCTAACCCAAAAACTGGGGATGGGTGGGATATTTCCCACAAGGGTATAGTCTTAGATTTTGATAAATATTTGGATAATATTACTATTGATTCTGTTTACGTACATGATTTCAGGGGAGAAGTAATTTATGGAGGAGGTTCAGGAATTGGAAAAGTTACTATATCAAATACAAAAATAGCAAATTCTAATGGCTCAATGCTCAGTCTTGATGCAAATCTAACTGTCACTAAGTGTGAATTTTCTCAAACTGCAAATGCTTGGGTCGAAAATGCACCCGTGTCACCCAACAAATATTATTATTTTGAGCAATGTAAATTCCAAGATTCTATCGCATCTGGTTTAGTTGTAGCTCAAGGTAACTTTTACCCTGGTCGGAAAATAACAATTACTAACTGTAGTTTTTATAACTCTCCCTCTGGTATTTGTCCTTTTGGGGGCGCAAGTGACTTCGTAATCACAAAAAACAAATTTTTTGATGTTAACAATGTTTTATTCACTAGTGGCGTCAATAGAAATATTCAATTTAATCAAAATGAAATATATGGACAAACACAGCCAGTAAGTATGGCTCACATTTTTGGTGAATTATCTAACGTAGTAATCAAAGACAATTTCCATAAGGCAGCAACTAATGTTACAAAAGTTAGTTGTATATTATATTATGATAATTTGAAAAATATAGTAATAGAAAACAATTTTTTTGAAAATTGTCGTACACCTGAGCAGTTGGGTGATCTTACTAATGAGCGTCCTTTATTCAGAAATAATCAATACATTAACGTAGAAAGACGTGATACTCAAGGATCTTGTGTTTTATCGTGGGAACAAGAAACACCGTATATGGTTACTCCCAAATGTGAAGAAGTAGTGTTACATAATATGACTAGCACTACAATTACAACAATGAGCATGAATATTAGTCGTTATGTTGACGGACAAGAAGTATTAGTGATAGGTGGAACTATCAAGAGGAAAGTCAAACTACCTCAAAACTCTGCTACTATTGAATGCCAAAGCGATAGATTTATCAGTGCAAAAGGTGAGAAAGTAAGGCTGAAATTTAACAAATATAACCAGAAGTGGTATGAAGTATTGTAA
- a CDS encoding glycosyltransferase family 4 protein, whose translation MHIVVIFYNIGGYHAARLRAAYAACKQKGWTFSAIQVTDTTKEHPWGDVEQEITFPLKTLLPIATTSPSTLRNQESTVPASLLPPCLDTLQPDILAIPGWGFPISRAALAWCRKHNVPTILMSESKWDDEKRQWWKEQLKSWLYVKKYNAALVGGKLHRDYLIKLGFPHERIFLGYDAVENDYFSQRAEIARLDPVKARHRQAKIPAKPYFIVVTRLIKRKNVFRLVEAFAAYRQQIGDGQAWDLVICGSGEEESSIRNLIVEQKLLDCVHLPGFITYQAIGDWYGLANAFVHPALQEQWGLVLNEACAAGLPVLCSRTVGAAYELIDNGKNGLLFDPQSREDITRTLLTIHKMDLDSRNKMGQFSKDIVANYAPQSFANGLLKAVDTAIISR comes from the coding sequence ATGCATATAGTTGTCATTTTCTACAATATTGGAGGTTATCACGCTGCACGACTACGTGCTGCCTACGCAGCCTGCAAGCAAAAAGGCTGGACTTTTAGTGCAATTCAAGTTACAGACACGACTAAAGAACATCCTTGGGGTGATGTAGAGCAAGAAATTACATTTCCTTTAAAAACTTTGTTGCCAATAGCTACAACGTCTCCCTCAACTCTTCGCAATCAAGAATCTACTGTCCCAGCATCCTTATTACCTCCTTGTTTAGACACTTTACAACCGGATATCCTTGCTATCCCTGGATGGGGATTTCCGATATCTCGTGCTGCACTAGCCTGGTGTCGAAAACATAATGTTCCTACAATTTTGATGAGTGAGAGTAAATGGGATGATGAAAAGCGCCAATGGTGGAAGGAGCAATTGAAATCTTGGCTTTACGTCAAAAAATATAATGCTGCCCTTGTGGGTGGTAAACTACACCGTGATTATCTAATTAAGTTAGGCTTTCCCCATGAGCGGATTTTTCTAGGTTACGATGCAGTTGAGAATGACTATTTCAGCCAACGCGCAGAGATAGCAAGACTCGATCCTGTGAAAGCTAGGCACAGACAGGCAAAAATTCCAGCCAAACCTTATTTTATTGTTGTTACCCGTTTAATCAAACGCAAAAACGTATTTCGGCTTGTAGAAGCTTTTGCTGCTTATCGCCAACAAATTGGAGATGGACAAGCTTGGGATCTTGTAATTTGTGGTAGTGGAGAAGAAGAATCTTCTATCCGCAATCTTATTGTTGAACAAAAATTACTAGATTGCGTTCATTTGCCTGGTTTTATTACTTACCAAGCAATTGGAGATTGGTATGGCTTGGCTAATGCTTTCGTGCATCCGGCGTTGCAAGAGCAATGGGGGTTAGTGTTAAACGAAGCTTGTGCTGCTGGGTTGCCAGTTTTATGTAGCCGGACTGTGGGAGCTGCGTATGAACTTATTGATAATGGTAAAAATGGTCTGTTATTCGATCCACAAAGTAGGGAGGATATAACTCGTACCTTGTTAACTATCCATAAAATGGATTTAGATTCCAGAAATAAAATGGGACAATTCAGCAAAGATATTGTAGCTAATTATGCTCCTCAAAGCTTTGCTAATGGTCTTTTAAAAGCTGTAGATACAGCAATAATATCCAGATAA
- a CDS encoding WcaF family extracellular polysaccharide biosynthesis acetyltransferase: MRLNQYTVGDYTPGAPYWKQLLWYFVGSPLVESYWLPLSAFKIWILRIFGAKIGQGVRIKPGVRVKFPWRLNIGDFVWIGEDAWIDNVAPVTIQSHVCLSQGVYLCTGNHDWNHPDFKLISAPIHIQESSWIAARSVIGPGVTVGRGAVLTLGGVTGKSLEPMTIYAGNPAQPIKQRKL, from the coding sequence ATGCGTCTAAATCAATATACTGTTGGCGACTATACTCCAGGCGCACCATACTGGAAGCAACTTCTTTGGTACTTTGTAGGGTCGCCCTTAGTTGAAAGTTATTGGCTCCCGCTTTCAGCTTTTAAAATTTGGATACTCCGCATTTTTGGGGCTAAAATCGGTCAAGGTGTCCGGATTAAACCTGGAGTACGGGTAAAGTTTCCCTGGCGGTTAAACATTGGTGATTTTGTTTGGATTGGGGAAGATGCGTGGATAGATAACGTCGCTCCTGTGACTATCCAAAGTCATGTTTGCCTGTCTCAAGGAGTGTATCTCTGCACTGGCAATCATGATTGGAATCATCCTGATTTTAAATTGATTAGTGCCCCAATCCATATTCAAGAGAGTAGTTGGATTGCCGCCAGATCGGTAATTGGGCCAGGAGTAACAGTTGGTCGCGGAGCGGTACTAACTTTAGGTGGCGTTACTGGGAAATCACTAGAGCCAATGACTATTTATGCAGGTAATCCGGCTCAACCTATCAAGCAACGAAAGCTTTGA
- a CDS encoding glycosyltransferase, whose translation MKILFIAPYIGAIYGGTSKMVTDLLEGIGRLGVTVDLVTTNANGSNTLDVPLNEWITRKYYRVQHFDCWYRDDFIISASLIKWLVSNINNYDIVHSQTVFSPMISVTHLICKYFHIPYIVTPHGMLEPWALSYKIWKKRIYYKLFENPSIKNSSAIQAMSSLELKNINSLQLQNTIFIPNGIHCKEFETLPTPEIFYQQFPKTRGKTLILFLGRIDPKKGLDLLAPAFAKVHNQFPDTHLVVAGPDNIGFMDKAQNYFLQAGCLDAVTFTGMVSGTLKYAALAAANLYVAPSYSEGFSISILEGMASGLPCIITTACNFPEAAKAQAAHVVEIDVNAIANALIECLSHPQQATEMGDRAREFIFQNYTWDRAAHKLIQVYKTVIDGKPLPEFLG comes from the coding sequence ATGAAAATTTTATTTATTGCTCCTTATATTGGAGCAATTTATGGTGGAACATCCAAAATGGTCACAGACCTGCTAGAAGGAATTGGTCGCCTGGGTGTTACTGTTGATCTGGTCACTACAAACGCCAATGGTTCCAATACTTTAGACGTACCACTGAATGAATGGATTACTAGAAAATACTATCGAGTGCAGCATTTTGATTGCTGGTATCGAGATGATTTTATCATTAGTGCATCTTTAATTAAATGGTTAGTTAGTAATATAAACAACTACGATATCGTCCATAGTCAAACAGTTTTTTCTCCAATGATTTCAGTTACTCATTTGATATGCAAATATTTCCATATTCCATATATTGTAACTCCGCATGGGATGCTAGAGCCTTGGGCATTATCCTACAAAATATGGAAAAAACGAATTTATTATAAATTATTTGAAAATCCTTCAATCAAAAATTCTAGCGCCATCCAAGCTATGTCTAGTTTGGAACTAAAAAATATCAATTCTCTCCAATTGCAGAATACTATCTTTATTCCTAATGGAATTCACTGCAAAGAATTTGAAACACTCCCAACCCCAGAGATTTTTTATCAGCAGTTTCCAAAAACTAGAGGTAAAACTCTAATTTTGTTTCTTGGTCGGATTGACCCTAAAAAAGGTCTAGATTTATTAGCTCCTGCTTTTGCCAAAGTCCATAATCAGTTTCCTGACACACATCTAGTTGTAGCAGGCCCAGATAATATCGGATTTATGGATAAAGCTCAAAACTACTTTTTGCAGGCAGGTTGTCTAGATGCTGTTACCTTCACCGGCATGGTGAGTGGAACATTAAAATATGCTGCTTTAGCTGCTGCTAATTTGTATGTTGCTCCTTCTTACTCCGAAGGTTTTAGCATATCCATCTTAGAAGGTATGGCTTCAGGATTACCTTGTATAATTACAACTGCTTGCAATTTTCCAGAAGCTGCTAAAGCTCAAGCTGCCCATGTTGTTGAGATTGATGTCAATGCTATTGCTAATGCTTTGATTGAGTGTTTAAGTCATCCTCAGCAGGCTACAGAAATGGGCGATCGCGCCCGTGAGTTCATTTTCCAAAATTATACTTGGGATCGTGCTGCCCACAAGTTGATACAAGTTTATAAAACCGTTATTGATGGAAAACCTTTACCAGAATTTCTCGGGTAA
- a CDS encoding glycosyltransferase family 4 protein, producing the protein MIQKFSSWICCQLGAREHYSIPRSLNKAGQLTHLITDAWVPPDSMLNGLPKPLLANLRERFHTDLAPASVYAFTSSLIGFEIAQRIQKKTGWEQIIARNDWFQKNAIRLLYKLDTQLFTLNYRPTFFAYSYAALKLFHYAKAKGWRTILGQIDPGPFEEKLVMEEHARHPTYQSNWQPAPSHYWTKWHQECSLADRIIVNSLWSSEALQQVGIPEHKIDIIPLAYQPPQQAYDFVRTYPSVFSDERPLRVLFLGQVILRKGLAALLEAAELLNDQPIEFWMVGSKGISIPQPSHGKLQWIGSVSRSATVMYYQQADVLLFPTLSDGFGLTQLEAQAWKMPIITSKFCGEVVKDQVNGLILPQVSGQAIAQALKFCLNNPWQLEAFAKNTDTSSFNLSQLQQSLQALPYAVI; encoded by the coding sequence ATGATTCAAAAATTTTCGTCTTGGATTTGCTGTCAACTGGGAGCGCGTGAGCATTATTCTATTCCCCGATCGCTAAACAAGGCTGGACAATTAACTCACTTGATTACAGACGCATGGGTTCCACCCGATTCTATGCTCAATGGACTACCAAAACCTTTGTTAGCTAATTTGCGAGAACGGTTTCATACAGATTTAGCCCCAGCCTCTGTTTACGCCTTTACTAGTTCGTTGATTGGCTTTGAAATAGCTCAAAGAATTCAAAAAAAGACTGGATGGGAACAGATAATTGCCCGCAATGACTGGTTCCAAAAAAATGCAATTCGATTACTATATAAGCTTGACACTCAACTGTTTACTCTCAATTATCGCCCGACATTTTTTGCCTACAGCTATGCCGCTTTAAAACTGTTCCACTACGCCAAGGCTAAAGGCTGGCGTACTATTCTTGGTCAAATTGATCCAGGGCCATTCGAGGAAAAGTTGGTTATGGAAGAACACGCTAGACATCCGACTTATCAATCTAATTGGCAACCTGCACCATCTCACTACTGGACTAAATGGCATCAAGAATGCTCATTGGCTGACAGAATCATAGTTAACTCACTCTGGTCAAGTGAAGCTTTACAACAAGTCGGCATCCCTGAGCATAAAATTGACATTATTCCCCTTGCCTATCAACCACCTCAACAAGCGTATGATTTTGTGCGAACTTACCCTTCTGTTTTCTCAGATGAACGTCCCCTGCGGGTGTTGTTTCTAGGACAAGTGATTTTGCGAAAAGGTCTTGCTGCACTACTAGAAGCTGCTGAACTCCTGAATGACCAGCCGATAGAATTCTGGATGGTTGGTTCTAAAGGCATTTCTATACCCCAGCCATCTCACGGTAAACTACAGTGGATTGGTTCAGTTTCTAGAAGTGCTACAGTTATGTACTATCAGCAGGCAGATGTTTTACTGTTTCCGACCCTTTCTGATGGTTTTGGACTGACTCAATTAGAAGCCCAAGCTTGGAAAATGCCAATTATTACTTCTAAATTTTGTGGTGAGGTGGTAAAAGATCAAGTTAATGGATTGATTTTGCCCCAAGTGAGTGGACAAGCGATCGCTCAAGCGTTGAAGTTTTGCTTGAATAATCCTTGGCAATTAGAAGCCTTCGCCAAAAATACCGATACTTCAAGTTTTAACCTGTCGCAATTGCAGCAATCTCTCCAAGCTCTGCCTTATGCTGTTATTTGA
- a CDS encoding oligosaccharide repeat unit polymerase — MLLFEFPELASTQIGLIIFSGIWMLWRNDEVPLFISSFLFYISGYRYWAVTSGFGKWVTLGNLGGFNSITTEAALVALNYMVFGEICLIATYMLCQRQSLPVIKPVSDRSFLMWLSPKVIAFGLLCLPLVLYARFRVGAEVAAGKSLAFEVSGYLYLFPMVLVGIATLILCVWKFGGFSSIRTKIMAFSILVSVSYYTFGPNTRFQFLGWMLASAIVLSSSYRPKTRIIIFTIVAVLAISMFAVAGAMRSTTLAENAVNEAAFERAFSAEDANMLDGFVMIQQVYPERLDYSWGMEHLEILMRPIPRALWPEKPVGGYANKLNITINKGKATLGISPSLIGSFYAEGGIIGIIFFSIVYGKVFASIVLYSKRIHPFASILVRAILCACLIPLLRGGDLPGIYAWFGMAFWPCFLLLWTKRKYFRQRYLSTRRFQLNNSV; from the coding sequence ATGCTGTTATTTGAATTTCCCGAACTAGCCTCCACCCAAATTGGACTAATCATTTTTAGTGGGATTTGGATGCTATGGCGAAATGATGAAGTACCGTTATTTATCAGCAGTTTCTTATTTTACATTAGCGGCTATCGGTATTGGGCAGTCACTAGCGGCTTTGGCAAGTGGGTAACTCTTGGTAATTTAGGTGGCTTTAATTCAATCACAACAGAAGCAGCTCTAGTTGCCTTAAATTACATGGTCTTTGGGGAAATTTGCCTAATTGCAACTTATATGTTGTGCCAAAGGCAATCTCTGCCAGTTATTAAACCTGTTAGCGATCGCTCCTTTTTAATGTGGCTATCTCCTAAAGTCATTGCGTTCGGCTTGCTTTGCTTACCTCTAGTTTTGTATGCTCGTTTTCGGGTAGGCGCAGAAGTAGCAGCAGGAAAGTCCTTAGCTTTTGAGGTTAGTGGCTACTTATATTTATTTCCAATGGTTTTAGTAGGAATTGCTACCTTAATTCTTTGTGTATGGAAGTTTGGCGGTTTTTCGTCAATTCGCACTAAGATTATGGCTTTTTCTATTCTAGTAAGTGTGTCTTATTACACCTTTGGCCCTAACACCCGCTTTCAATTTTTGGGATGGATGCTCGCTAGTGCGATCGTTTTGTCATCTTCCTATCGACCAAAAACCCGTATAATTATTTTCACTATTGTTGCTGTCTTAGCTATTAGCATGTTTGCTGTGGCTGGTGCAATGCGAAGCACAACTTTAGCAGAGAATGCAGTTAATGAGGCAGCCTTTGAGCGGGCATTTAGTGCTGAAGATGCCAATATGCTTGATGGTTTTGTCATGATACAGCAGGTCTATCCCGAACGTTTAGATTATTCTTGGGGTATGGAGCATTTAGAAATTTTAATGCGTCCTATTCCTAGAGCTTTGTGGCCAGAAAAACCCGTAGGCGGTTATGCGAATAAACTTAATATCACTATTAATAAAGGCAAAGCAACCCTCGGCATTTCACCATCATTAATAGGTTCCTTTTATGCCGAAGGTGGGATTATAGGAATTATCTTTTTCTCAATTGTTTATGGCAAAGTGTTTGCTTCTATAGTCCTTTATAGTAAAAGGATTCACCCCTTCGCTAGCATCCTGGTTCGAGCGATTTTATGTGCCTGTTTAATACCCCTTTTACGTGGGGGAGACTTACCAGGAATTTATGCTTGGTTTGGCATGGCTTTTTGGCCATGTTTTTTGCTTCTCTGGACAAAACGGAAATATTTTAGACAGAGGTATCTGTCAACACGTCGCTTTCAATTGAACAACTCAGTCTAA